A stretch of Acropora muricata isolate sample 2 chromosome 7, ASM3666990v1, whole genome shotgun sequence DNA encodes these proteins:
- the LOC136923564 gene encoding uncharacterized protein gives MPVPDGCPVRVVEYKCPWKHRDLHPKQAFLTPGICGIQNGNNVVLKSTSNYYSQVQLQMFVSELTMCTFVVWTNKGIFTVEVLCDPGFMSVVCTKLEKFWTSQVLPFLISVASMTFLPSNYLKYISHCQFLFMWNNMLCHHLKNGLPNISREVF, from the exons ATGCCAGTGCCAGATGGTTGCCCAGTAAGAGTGGTTGAATACAAATGCCCTTGGAAACACAGAGATCTGCACCCAAAACAAGCCTTCTTAACCCCAGGAATTTGTGGTATTCAAAATGGAAATAATGTTGTTTTAAAGTCTACTTCAAATTACTACTCTCAAGTTCAGCTTCAAATGTTTGTAAGCGAACTCACCATGTGCACCTTTGTTGTGTGGACCAACAAGGGAATCTTCACTGTTGAGGTACTCTGTGACCCTGGTTTCATGTCTGTTGTATGCACAAAGCTGGAGAAATTCTGGACAAGTCAGGTTCTACCTTTCTTAATAAGtgtagcttccatgacattCTTGCCAA GCAACTACCTCAAATATATCTCCCATTGTCAGTTCCTTTTTATGTGGAACAATATGTTATGCCACCACCTCAAG AATGGTTTGCCAAACATCAGCAGAGAAGTTTTTTAA